The Agrococcus sp. SGAir0287 DNA window GTGAGCTCGAGGATGACGGCGCGCAGGCCCTGCGTCGGCTGGTAGCCGTTCTGCTGCACGATCGAGTCGGCAGGGTCGATCGAGCGCAGCGGCGTGATCTCCCACGTCGTGCCCTGGTCGGTGTGGATCGTGATCGTGTCGCCGTAGGCGAAGTCGCCGGGGGCCGTCGTCGGCACGGGCGGCACGCTCGGCCCCGCGGTCGACGGCGGATCCGTGAGGTTCGGGAAGGCGGGCGTCGACGATGCGTTCGGGATGTCGGGGTCGCTGGGCGCCACGACGGGCGCCGGCACGCAGGCGACGATGAGGCCCACGGCGACGGCGACGAGGCCGAGTCCGGCGAGCCGGCTGCCTGCGCTCGGGCGGATGCTCACGTGCGACGTGCTCCCGTCTGCTCTCGCGGTCGCCGTCGGCGACGCGCTGTCGAGACCACGATAGGTGGGTAGCCTGAGCGCGTGCGTCAGCTGCCCCAAGACTTCACGCTCGGCGCCGCCACGGCGGCCTACCAGATCGAGGGCGCCGCCCACGAGGGCGGGCGCACCGACTCCATCTGGGATGCGTTCGCACGCGTGCCCGGCGCCGTCGTCGACGGCCACGACGGCGAGGTCGCGTGCGACCACTACCACCGCTACCGCGACGACGTGCGCCTCATGGCTGACATGGGCGTGCAGTCGTACCGCTTCTCGACCAGCTGGTCGCGCGTGCGTCCGGACGGCGGCGAGGTGAACGAGGAGGGGCTCGACTTCTATCGGCGGCTCGTCGACGAGCTGCTCGACGCGGGCATCGCCCCGTGGCTGACGCTCTACCACTGGGACATGCCGCAGGCGCTCGAAGAGCGCGGCGGATGGACGTCGCGCGAGACGGTCGACCGCTTCACCGAGTACGCCGCGACGGTCGTCGAGGCGCTCGGCGACCGCGTGCCGACGATCACGACGCTCAACGAGCCGTGGTGCTCGTCGTTCCTCTCGTACACCGCGGGCGCGCATGCGCCCGGGCGGCGCAGCGTGCGCGACGGCCTCGTCGCCGGTCACCACCTCCTGCTCGCGCACGGGCTGGGCGTCGACGTCATCCGCGCCACGGCGCCCGACGCGTGGGTCGGCATCACGCTGAACCTCACGGTCGCCGACCCCGTCGACCCCGACAGCGAAGGCGACCGCGACGCGGCGCGCCGCATCGACGGGCAGTTCAACCGGTTCTTCCTCGACCCCATCTTCCGCGGCGCGTACCCGGAGGACCTCATGGCGGACGTCGGGCACCTCGGCCTCGCGGATGCGATCCAGCCGAACGACCTCGGCTCGATCTCGGCGCCGATCGACGTGCTGGGCGTGAACTACTACCACGGCGACGCCGTCTCGTTCGAGGCGCCGGCGGTGCCGCTGCAGCAGGATGCGCCGACGAGCCGTGAGCTGCGCTCGCCGTATCCCGCCGCCGACGGCGTGCACGCGCATCCGCGAGGGCTGCCGGTGACGTCGATGGGGTGGGAGGTGCAGCCCGAGGGGCTCACGCGCCTGCTGCAGCGCGTGCACGAGGAGTACGCCGGTCCGGCCCTCGTCGACCTGTGGGTCACCGAGAACGGCGCGGCGTACGACGACGTCGTGGCTGCCGACGGCGCCGTGCACGACGCCGAGCGCGTCGCGTTCCTCGAGGCGCACCTCGGTGCCGTCCTCGACGCGATCGACGCCGGCGTGCCCGTCGAGGGCTACTTCGCCTGGTCGCTGCTCGACAACTACGAGTGGGCGTGGGGGTACCACAAGCGCTTCGGACTCGTTCGCGTCGACTACGACACGCAGGAGCGCACGCCCAAGGACTCCGCGCTCGCCTTCCAGCGCATCGCGCGCGACCGCGCGCTCTGACGGCGTTCGACCTCCCGGCCGAGACCGCGCGCGCCCTCCATCGGGAGGCACGGCACCGCGGCTATGGTTCCCCCATGGACTCCCGCACCGCGGCGATCGTGCTGCGCCTGGCCGGCGCCACGCTGTCGCTGTTCGCCGTCGGCTACCAGCTGCTCGCCGTGCACATCCCGCTCGGCTACAGCGTGCTGAACTTCTTCTCGTACTTCACGAACCTGTCGAACATCATGCTCTCGATCGTGTTCCTCGTGAGCGCGATCCGGCTCATCCGCGGGCGCCTCGACCCGAGCGCGACGGACGTCGCGGTGCGCGGCGGCGTGGTCGTCTACATCCTCTTCGTCGGCCTCGTGTTCAACACGCTGCTCACCGACGTCGACCTCGGCACCCTGCGGCCGTGGGTCAACGGCATCGTGCACTTCGTCGTGCCCGTGCTGGGACTCGTCGACTGGATCCTCTGGCCGCCGAGGCGTCGGCTGCCGTTGTCCGTGATCGGCTGGTGGATGATCTGGCCCGCCGTGTACGCGATCGCCGCCGTCGTCCGCGGCGGGTTCGTCGACGGGTTCTACCCGTATCCCTTCTTCGACCCGGCGCGATCGGGCGGCTACGGCGGCGTGCTGCTGCTCTGCCTCGCGATGGTCGTCGGATTCCTCGTGCTGTCGCTCGTCGTGTGGGGCCTCGGGAACTGGCTGCACGGGCGTCGCTGGGAGGACGAGGCGGAGGAAGGCGGCGCCGGCGCCGCCGAGCCGGACGCGGTCGGGCGCGCGTGAGCGGCGCGCACACGTCGCGCGTCGTCGCGATCGCGCTGCGGCTCGGCGCCGCCGCGCTGTCGATCACGGCGATGACGTACCAGCTCGTCGCGGTCCACATCCCACGCGGCTACAGCGTGCCCGACTACTTCTGGTACTTCACGAACCTCTCGAACATCATGATCTCGATCGTGTTCGTCGTGAGCGCCGTGCGGCTCATCCGCGGCCGGACCGATCCGTCGTCGACCGACGTCGCGCTGCGCGGCGCGGCCGTCGTCTACATCGCCTTCGTCGGCCTCGTGTTCAACACGCTGCTCACCGACGTGGACATCTCGAGCATCACCCCGTGGGTCAACACCGTCGTGCACTTCGTCCTGCCGGCAGCGGGCATCGTGGACTGGATCCTCTGGCCGCCGCGGCGGCGCATCCCGCTGCGCGTCGTCGGCTGGTGGATGGTGTGGCCGGCCGTCTACGCCGCGGCGTCGCTCGTGCGCGAGGCGCTCACCGGCTGGTACGCCTACCCGTTCTTCTCCGACGACGCCGTCGGCGGCTACGGCGTCGTCGTAGCGCTCGTCGGCGTCATGATCGTCGGCTTCGCGCTGCTCGCACTCGGCGTGCGCGCGGTCGGCAACGCCCTGGGTGCGCGGCGCTGGCATCGGGAGGCCGAGCCGGCCGCGGCCGGCTGAGACGCGCGGAGGAGGTCGGTTGGAGGGGGTGACGGGAATCGAACCCGCGCCACCAGTTTGGAAGACTGGAGCTCTACCATTGAGCTACACCCCCGGCGCTGCGCGGCCGGGCCGCGCGACCTCTCCACGCTACACGCTCGTCGGGATCCATCCGTCGCACCGCTCCGAACCACATCACGAGGCCGACGATCACACGCGGTCGACGACGGAGGGCGGGCGATGATGGCACGGCACGACAGCAGGCGCGGCGGACGGCGGTTCCTGCTCTGGGGCGCGCTCTCGGGCATCGCGAGCGGGCTCGTGTTCCTCGGCGTCGCCGAGGCCGTCGCGTTCTTCGTCTCGCCGACCGCGAGCCCGATCCTCGCGGTCGGCTCCTTCGTCATCGACGTCGTGCCGCAGCCGATCAAGGAGCTCGCGATCTCGACGTTCGGCGACGCCGACAAGGTCGCGCTGCTCGCCGGCCTCGGCCTCGCCGTGGCCATCGCGTCCGCGCTCGGCGGCGTCCTGCAGCTCGTCCGGCCGCCGCTCGGCGTCGCCGTCGTGCTGCTCGCGGGCGCCCTCGCGACCGCAGCCGCCGTGACGCGCACCGGCGGCGCTGCGCTCGCGTTCCTGCCGACGGTCCTCGGCGCCCTGGCCGGCGCCGCGCTGCTCCTGGTGCTCGGGCGACGGCTGCGCGGCTGGCGCGACGGCGCACGCACGGGCGCCGGCGCCGAGCGCGCGTCGCGCACCGCTGCGGTCGATCGCCGGCAGTTCCTCGTCATCACGGCCGTCTCGAGCGTCGTCGCGGTCGCCGCCGGCGTCGGCGCACGCCTCGCCTCGGCCGCCACCTCCTCGATCGAGGCCATCCGCGACGCGCTGCGACTGCCGACCCCCGGCTCGACGGTCACGATCCCGGACGGCGCCGAGCTCGACATCCCGGGGCTCTCGCCGCTGTTCACGCCGAACGCCGACTTCTACCGCGTCGACACCGCGCTCACGGTGCCCGCGGTGGATCCCTCCTCCTGGCGGCTCGTCATCGACGGCATGGTCGACCAGCGCGTCGAGCTCTCCTTCCAGGACCTCGTCGACATGGGGGTCGACGAGTACGTCATCACCCTCACGTGCGTCTCGAACCAGGTCGGCGGCGGGCTCGTCGGCAATGCGACGTGGCTCGGCGTGCCCATCCGCGACGTCCTCGCGATGGCGGGCGTGCAGAGCGGGGCGGACATGGTCCTGTCCGAGAGCGTCGACGGCTACACCGCGAGCACGCCGCTCGCATCGCTCACGGACGACTCGCTCGACGCCATCCTCGCGATCGGCATGAACGGCGAGCCGCTGCCGCTCGAGCACGGCTTCCCCGTGCGCATGGTCGTGCCGGGCCTGTACGGCTACGTCTCGGCGACGAAGTGGGTCACGCGGCTCAAGGTGACGACCTTCGCGCAGGACGAGGCCTACTGGACGCCGCGCGGCTACAGCGCCCAGGCGCCCATCAAGCTCTCCTCCCGCGTCGACACGCCGCGCTCGGACACCCCGATCGACGCCGGCACCGTCGCCATCGCGGGCATGGCGTGGGCGCAGACGGTCGGCATCGAGAAGGTCGAGGTGCAGATCGACAACGGCGACTGGCAGCAGGCGACCCTCTCGACGGCCGTGAACGACGACACATGGGTGCAGTGGTACCTCGAGTGGGACGCGACGCCGGGCACCCACTACATCGCCGTGCGCGCCACGGACAAGGCGGGGATGCTGCAGGTCGAGGAGCGCGCCCCGATCGCGCCGGACGGCTCGACCGGCTGGCAGCGGCCGCTCGTCACCGTGCGGGGCTGAGATGCGCCGCTCGCGAACGCCGTCGCGCGTAGGGTGAGCGCATGCCGCACCTCTCCGCCGTCATCACCGTCTCCGACCGATCCGCGAGCGGCGCACGCCGCGACGCGGGCGGCCCCATCGCCGTCGACGCGTTGCGCGCCGCGGGCTTCGACTGCCCGGACGCGACGATCGTGCCCGACGGCGTGGACAGCGTGGCCGAGGCGCTGCGCGCCGCGATCGCCGGGGGCGCCCGCGTGGTCGTGACGACGGGCGGCACGGGCCTCGCGCCGCGCGACGTGACGCCGGAGGGCACGGCGCAGGTGCTCGACGTGCACGTGCCCGGCATCGCCGAGGAGCTGCGCAGGCTCGGCACCGCCGAGCTCCCGCAGGGCATGCTCTCGCGCGGCCTCGCCGGCATCGCGCAGGGCGCGCTCGTCGTCAACCTGCCGGGATCGCCGAACGCGGTGACGACGGGGATGCCGGTGGTGCTGTCGGTCGCGGCCCACGTCGTCCATCAGCTCGACGGCGCCGACCACCCGTGAGCGTGCGCCTCGCGCGCATCGGGGACGCGCCGCTCGACGTCGCCGAGCACCTCGACGCCGTCGACGACGCCGCGGCGGGCGCGACGACGTCGTTCGTGGGGCGCGTGCGCGACCACGATCCCGATGCCTCGGGCGCCGTCGTCGCGCTCGAGTACTCCGCGCATCCCGACGCCGCAGCGACGCTGCACGCGATCGCCGAG harbors:
- a CDS encoding MogA/MoaB family molybdenum cofactor biosynthesis protein; translated protein: MPHLSAVITVSDRSASGARRDAGGPIAVDALRAAGFDCPDATIVPDGVDSVAEALRAAIAGGARVVVTTGGTGLAPRDVTPEGTAQVLDVHVPGIAEELRRLGTAELPQGMLSRGLAGIAQGALVVNLPGSPNAVTTGMPVVLSVAAHVVHQLDGADHP
- a CDS encoding Pr6Pr family membrane protein, whose amino-acid sequence is MDSRTAAIVLRLAGATLSLFAVGYQLLAVHIPLGYSVLNFFSYFTNLSNIMLSIVFLVSAIRLIRGRLDPSATDVAVRGGVVVYILFVGLVFNTLLTDVDLGTLRPWVNGIVHFVVPVLGLVDWILWPPRRRLPLSVIGWWMIWPAVYAIAAVVRGGFVDGFYPYPFFDPARSGGYGGVLLLCLAMVVGFLVLSLVVWGLGNWLHGRRWEDEAEEGGAGAAEPDAVGRA
- a CDS encoding molybdopterin-dependent oxidoreductase, with the translated sequence MARHDSRRGGRRFLLWGALSGIASGLVFLGVAEAVAFFVSPTASPILAVGSFVIDVVPQPIKELAISTFGDADKVALLAGLGLAVAIASALGGVLQLVRPPLGVAVVLLAGALATAAAVTRTGGAALAFLPTVLGALAGAALLLVLGRRLRGWRDGARTGAGAERASRTAAVDRRQFLVITAVSSVVAVAAGVGARLASAATSSIEAIRDALRLPTPGSTVTIPDGAELDIPGLSPLFTPNADFYRVDTALTVPAVDPSSWRLVIDGMVDQRVELSFQDLVDMGVDEYVITLTCVSNQVGGGLVGNATWLGVPIRDVLAMAGVQSGADMVLSESVDGYTASTPLASLTDDSLDAILAIGMNGEPLPLEHGFPVRMVVPGLYGYVSATKWVTRLKVTTFAQDEAYWTPRGYSAQAPIKLSSRVDTPRSDTPIDAGTVAIAGMAWAQTVGIEKVEVQIDNGDWQQATLSTAVNDDTWVQWYLEWDATPGTHYIAVRATDKAGMLQVEERAPIAPDGSTGWQRPLVTVRG
- a CDS encoding GH1 family beta-glucosidase, with product MRQLPQDFTLGAATAAYQIEGAAHEGGRTDSIWDAFARVPGAVVDGHDGEVACDHYHRYRDDVRLMADMGVQSYRFSTSWSRVRPDGGEVNEEGLDFYRRLVDELLDAGIAPWLTLYHWDMPQALEERGGWTSRETVDRFTEYAATVVEALGDRVPTITTLNEPWCSSFLSYTAGAHAPGRRSVRDGLVAGHHLLLAHGLGVDVIRATAPDAWVGITLNLTVADPVDPDSEGDRDAARRIDGQFNRFFLDPIFRGAYPEDLMADVGHLGLADAIQPNDLGSISAPIDVLGVNYYHGDAVSFEAPAVPLQQDAPTSRELRSPYPAADGVHAHPRGLPVTSMGWEVQPEGLTRLLQRVHEEYAGPALVDLWVTENGAAYDDVVAADGAVHDAERVAFLEAHLGAVLDAIDAGVPVEGYFAWSLLDNYEWAWGYHKRFGLVRVDYDTQERTPKDSALAFQRIARDRAL
- a CDS encoding Pr6Pr family membrane protein encodes the protein MSGAHTSRVVAIALRLGAAALSITAMTYQLVAVHIPRGYSVPDYFWYFTNLSNIMISIVFVVSAVRLIRGRTDPSSTDVALRGAAVVYIAFVGLVFNTLLTDVDISSITPWVNTVVHFVLPAAGIVDWILWPPRRRIPLRVVGWWMVWPAVYAAASLVREALTGWYAYPFFSDDAVGGYGVVVALVGVMIVGFALLALGVRAVGNALGARRWHREAEPAAAG